A stretch of the Actinomycetota bacterium genome encodes the following:
- a CDS encoding DinB family protein, giving the protein MNEDTVLQEELEAGTSLTQAIQDAPHDLRPVDGVVPGWSLHDTLWHVAYWVNHAADVIEAVQPGEPFPEEPVEAEYYDAKNAEAFPQGRTMEWNHVVAHLEHGRERARQALAACDEANSDAAADRLMEEVEHYREHDAQIRAFLAPQETA; this is encoded by the coding sequence ATGAACGAGGATACGGTGCTGCAAGAAGAACTCGAGGCTGGCACGAGTCTGACGCAAGCTATCCAGGACGCGCCTCACGACCTACGTCCCGTCGACGGAGTCGTTCCGGGCTGGTCGCTCCATGACACCTTGTGGCATGTGGCCTACTGGGTCAACCACGCCGCAGACGTCATCGAGGCCGTACAACCCGGCGAGCCGTTCCCCGAGGAACCGGTAGAAGCCGAGTACTACGACGCGAAGAACGCGGAGGCCTTCCCCCAGGGTCGCACCATGGAATGGAACCATGTCGTCGCCCATCTCGAACACGGGCGCGAACGGGCACGGCAGGCACTCGCGGCGTGCGACGAGGCGAACAGCGACGCGGCCGCTGATCGGCTCATGGAAGAAGTCGAGCACTACCGCGAGCATGACGCCCAGATCCGGGCGTTCCTCGCCCCGCAGGAGACCGCGTGA
- a CDS encoding class I SAM-dependent methyltransferase, translating into MNEGHNELCSSPDWAEYLRTDVLPLVLDGVDLGSDMVEVGPGFGLATDILRHRVSSLTAVEIDPALAVSLAARLADTNVNVLEADGTHLPLDSGRFSSAASFTMLHHVPSVSDQDALLTELARVLRVGGVLVGADSLDDPEFREFHRGDVCVPVDPGELPDRLRRSGFSDVRVGTSGDTLWFVARTAPNS; encoded by the coding sequence ATGAACGAAGGGCACAACGAGCTGTGCTCGAGCCCCGATTGGGCCGAGTACCTTCGAACCGATGTGCTCCCCCTCGTTCTCGATGGAGTCGACCTGGGATCCGACATGGTCGAGGTTGGTCCGGGCTTCGGTCTCGCGACCGATATCCTTCGGCACCGCGTGTCGAGTCTGACCGCCGTCGAGATCGACCCGGCTCTCGCAGTGAGCCTTGCAGCGCGCCTGGCTGACACCAACGTCAACGTGCTTGAAGCAGACGGGACCCACCTACCGCTCGACTCCGGGCGCTTCAGTTCGGCGGCCTCGTTCACCATGCTTCACCACGTTCCGTCCGTTTCCGACCAGGACGCGCTCTTGACCGAACTGGCGCGCGTGCTGCGAGTCGGAGGTGTGCTGGTCGGGGCGGACAGCCTCGATGACCCAGAGTTCAGGGAGTTCCATAGAGGTGACGTGTGCGTTCCCGTCGATCCGGGGGAACTGCCGGATCGGCTCCGACGCTCCGGATTCTCGGATGTGCGCGTGGGGACCTCGGGCGACACTCTCTGGTTCGTCGCTCGCACGGCTCCGAACTCCTAG
- a CDS encoding dihydrofolate reductase family protein, which produces MSQVRVHNFSISLDGFGTGDGITLDAPFGHAGERLHEWMFTTRFWRSMVGEAGGTEGVDHSFAERHGLGIGAEIMGRGKFGAQTGPWTDVGTDDEWRGWWGPNPPFHTPVFVLTHYPRPPIEMEGGTVFQFVDANPQEALDVAREAAGDLDVRIGGGPTVVRDFLAADLIDTLHVVQVPILLGRGVRLWDGIEGVEERYGIEAVSSPSGVTHLTFIRR; this is translated from the coding sequence ATGTCCCAGGTCCGTGTCCACAACTTCTCGATCTCCCTGGACGGGTTCGGGACGGGCGACGGCATCACGCTCGACGCCCCGTTCGGTCACGCCGGGGAACGCCTGCACGAGTGGATGTTCACCACCCGGTTTTGGCGCTCGATGGTCGGCGAAGCTGGTGGCACGGAGGGTGTCGACCACTCGTTCGCCGAACGCCATGGCCTCGGCATCGGCGCCGAGATCATGGGTCGGGGCAAATTCGGCGCGCAGACCGGCCCGTGGACCGACGTCGGAACCGACGACGAGTGGCGTGGCTGGTGGGGGCCGAACCCGCCGTTCCACACGCCGGTGTTCGTGCTTACGCACTACCCGCGCCCGCCGATCGAGATGGAGGGCGGCACCGTGTTCCAATTCGTCGACGCCAACCCGCAGGAGGCGCTCGACGTCGCCCGGGAAGCAGCGGGCGACCTCGACGTGCGTATCGGCGGTGGCCCAACCGTCGTCCGCGACTTCCTCGCTGCCGACCTCATCGACACGCTCCACGTCGTGCAGGTGCCGATCCTCCTCGGCCGCGGCGTTCGCCTTTGGGACGGCATCGAGGGCGTCGAGGAACGCTACGGCATCGAGGCGGTCTCGTCTCCCAGCGGTGTCACCCACCTGACCTTCATCCGTCGATAG
- a CDS encoding Fic family protein — protein MEGVNVTVDEVRRILAGDRPPEVEPLDRELVEGYRDAMNFVLRQADDPAFSWDRGLIVGLHDRVLAGRYAQGAGRLRTDKQVWVTNRATGEEVFLPPPGEQVDALVEEAVTRMQQAGFHSAVAAAWIHVVVAAIHPFVDGNGRSARILASLAMYRGGFKRREFTSLEEWWGYHLQDYYGLFGCLGSMFDRDADVTPFVHGHLDAQVRQVRALDLRLNTEQQVWMAVEEAAEDVGMDRRLANALWDAFFGRDVTAGYYRSLTDVSPATATKDLTTAVASGLLASEGERRGRRYFAGERLYGVVADRLFIEIETASSARDRIITELGRRLTVSGEAFGLPRRPFS, from the coding sequence ATGGAGGGCGTCAACGTCACCGTTGACGAGGTGCGCCGGATCCTGGCAGGAGACCGACCGCCCGAGGTAGAACCGCTGGACCGAGAACTGGTTGAGGGCTATCGAGACGCCATGAACTTCGTCCTCCGCCAAGCTGATGACCCGGCGTTCTCATGGGATCGCGGTCTGATAGTCGGACTCCATGATCGTGTCCTCGCCGGTCGCTACGCCCAGGGTGCTGGCCGACTCCGCACGGATAAGCAGGTGTGGGTGACCAACCGCGCTACCGGCGAAGAGGTGTTCCTCCCACCCCCCGGCGAACAGGTTGATGCCTTGGTCGAGGAGGCTGTCACCCGGATGCAGCAAGCGGGCTTCCACAGCGCAGTTGCCGCCGCATGGATCCACGTCGTCGTCGCAGCCATCCACCCCTTCGTGGACGGGAATGGACGATCCGCTCGGATCCTTGCCTCGCTCGCGATGTACAGGGGTGGATTCAAGCGGCGCGAGTTCACATCGCTCGAGGAATGGTGGGGGTACCACCTGCAGGACTACTACGGGCTCTTCGGCTGCCTCGGGTCGATGTTCGATCGCGACGCGGACGTCACGCCGTTCGTGCACGGGCATCTCGACGCCCAGGTACGACAGGTGCGGGCGCTGGATCTGCGGCTCAACACCGAGCAGCAGGTGTGGATGGCGGTCGAAGAGGCCGCGGAGGACGTGGGGATGGACCGCCGGCTTGCGAACGCGCTATGGGACGCGTTCTTCGGACGTGACGTGACCGCCGGCTACTACCGCTCGCTCACAGACGTGAGCCCAGCGACCGCAACGAAAGACCTCACCACGGCGGTGGCAAGTGGACTCCTGGCATCGGAAGGGGAACGCCGGGGGCGTCGCTACTTCGCCGGCGAGAGGCTGTACGGGGTCGTGGCCGACAGGCTCTTCATAGAGATCGAGACGGCATCGTCCGCACGGGACCGGATCATCACCGAGCTTGGCCGGCGGCTCACGGTGTCGGGAGAGGCCTTCGGGCTTCCGCGGAGGCCGTTCTCATAG